Proteins co-encoded in one Plasmodium coatneyi strain Hackeri chromosome 7, complete sequence genomic window:
- a CDS encoding KIR protein produces the protein MVQALSSFEGTTGILGEADLGILPSREKYHKFNSEKGKCGSSCGTCTEVKSKLSECKHIKQDTTNIMNGWCYAELNWSGGSDDEYCSAFYFWLGDIVSKTLSATSSEVGDTNSFSSTMSCAYTAFEKSEMSNNCKILYNNTTTTLTKEEFDRRKKMFDYSKDHEQIRTQIEGAQKYKYHCTKTYYDYVDDILTTYDTMKAICPESGASSSPSYDAAYCTKFKTLFVGYDHSTMEELKTKLVQVTKPASPGSSFMNSSEVNIPAAVSSILGVMGLPALGFFLYKYTSLPSLISNTFFRGGGSNRKRRTTARNEFDTLTSMDTSTLYSTDLSTTETDNSTIYGETSRRSRPPPSQGGRRTGAGRTNNNRRNGNNRNNIRYQRM, from the exons atggttCAAGCATTGAGCAGTTTCGAAGGAACAACTGGAATACTTGGG gaagCGGATTTGGGCATATTACCTTCCAGGGAAAAGTATCATAAATTCAATAGTGAGAAAGGCAAATGTGGCAGTTCTTGTGGCACATGCACGGAAGTAAAGAGCAAGTTAAGCGAATGTAAGCACATTAAGCAAGATACAACCAATATTATGAATGGTTGGTGTTATGCGGAACTGAATTGGAGTGGTGGTTCGGACGATGAATACTGTTCTGCCTTCTATTTTTGGCTTGGAGATATAGTGTCCAAAACATTATCTGCCACCAGCAGCGAGGTGGGTGACACTAATTCATTTTCATCCACCATGAGTTGCGCATATACCGCATTCGAGAAATCTGAAATGAGCAATAATTGTAAAATTCTATACAacaacaccaccaccactctCACCAAAGAAGAGTTCGATCGccgcaaaaaaatgttcgacTATTCCAAAGATCACGAACAAATAAGGACGCAGATAGAAGGTGCTCAGAAGTATAAATACCATTGTACAAAAACATATTACGACTATGTGGATGACATTCTTACCACCTATGACACAATGAAAGCAATTTGCCCAGAAAGTGGTGCAAGTTCCTCTCCTTCTTATGATGCTGCATATTGTACCAAATTTAAGACTTTGTTTGTTGGATATGATCATAGCACGatggaagaattaaaaacaaaattagtCCAAGTAACGAAGCCTGCATCGCCTGGCTCCTCCTTCATGAACTCCTCTGAAGTGAACattcctgctgctgtgtcttcCATACTTGGTGTAATGGGATTACCAGCACTtggtttctttttatataaa tatacttccttaccttctttGATAAGTAACACCTTCTTtcgtggaggaggaagcaaccgaaaaagaagaacaaccgCCAGGAATGAATTTGACACTCTAACTTCAATGGACACTTCAACACTTTATTCAACAGACTTGTCAACAACAGAAACagataattctaccatatatggtGAAACATCACGACGATCACGACCACCACCCAGCCAAGGAGGGAGAAGAacaggagcaggaagaacaaataataatagaaggaacgggaataatagaaataatatacgttatcaacgtatgtga